In a single window of the Gadus macrocephalus chromosome 6, ASM3116895v1 genome:
- the cfap77 gene encoding cilia- and flagella-associated protein 77, translating into MDSPRLGVVRESMLANPLLFGRSLGHSRSSHLPLPRPGPDFVYGTRNTAADGGVAEALSFWRVQPAAGGSARLQPLPVDYVSMNREGLKSGLVTAKELTQYKAQWASENHLTFNRPRNHSRPTNRAIPDITFGITTRPPSPLADLLAHHYGQRWIDEQQRHMNSETKQPDKAKLCISDTRTSLLRKSRPLPKSEPQCTIRRFTKVGPALDTFRDPESRLRAFRAHRSDCVSRRGALGQGTYNLD; encoded by the exons ATGGACTCGCCTCGCCTGGGAGTAGTGAGAGAATCAATGCTGGCCAACCCGCTTCTCTTCGGG CGCTCCCTTGGTCATAGCCGCTCCAGCCATCTCCCACTACCACGTCCCGGGCCGGATTTTGTCTACGGGACCAGAAACACAGCTGCAGATGGTGGTGTAGCTGAGG ctctATCATTTTGGCGGgtgcagccggcagcgggcggTTCTGCGCGCCTGCAGCCTCTCCCGGTGGATTACGTGTCCATGAACAGAGAGGGACTCAAGTCCGGTCTGGTCACAGCTAAGGAGCTGACGCAGTACAAAGCTCAGTGGGCCAGTGAGAACCACCTCACCTTCAACCGCCCCCGAAACCACAGCCGGCCAACCAACCGGGCCATCCCTGATATCACGTTTGGTATCACGACAAG ACCCCCGTCTCCACTGGCGGATCTACTGGCTCATCATTATGGTCAGCGCTGGATAGATGAACAACAGAGACACATGAACTCAGAGACCAAACAACCAGACAAG gctaAACTGTGTATTTCAGACACCAGGACCAGTCTGTTGAGGAAGAGCAGACCTTTGCCAAAGTCTGAGCCCCAGTGTACAATCAGACGCTTTactaag gtgggCCCTGCCCTGGATACCTTCAGAGACCCTGAGAGCCGCCTGAGGGCGTTTAGGGCCCACAGGTCAGACTGTGTGTCCAGGAGAGGGGCTCTTGGTCAGGGAACATACAACCTGGACTAA
- the LOC132458797 gene encoding transcription termination factor 1-like: METLTSGDDGVVPHHSRKKRKSFPAGHTPLLDTPQTDEKELRKKEKKKRRLEAECTEIMDLDDDAGMGQGSTSNEAGQSATKGTTPRKKKKKQRIEAECTEKIDLDNYDDRGMGKGCTSDEATQETKPHKKKKKKKKKDLVLLDEEEKGEEHSEVPVVVETSISKKKKKHHNMTVEENIAVVTTNDNSQNTVGPLAKAKNLKKKSVVVTESMDVTPDLGVERLEGQPVAGGGPLEDEPFHKEKKSKKKRNKEIQKELREELDQLQMTELMLYVPGIESRPLSVIQNMLRYDLTRFREFKQKGIDLRTGRWLMEENVKIRQNVANFLALTSIPSASHLFFPDRHMDPGMQNIRKMRVANRFTERIAEGIPRPCFKVYIRGRKIFDELNYKGRFTEEEVNLLKKKQLIHGNNWVAVSQGMERSIYSIQKRFSMMKTVIGTWSPKERDVLEGAIKVHLKKLAAENQAGAAGDGASAGSGPEELWVTRRQLYHNLPWKSISEEVPGRSWVQCREKWFTILKPKIASRKAGQPGGFQRVLPRITLINTLYAMDLEDPAEIDWEHVSECVGNVTPYTTQKMLNMLKVTSVPHSSVLTYSETIDFLHDKVIPMLRRKVRLEDVCPLESEEVRQRYVLSQIFSEEEFVELDLTA; the protein is encoded by the exons ATGGAAACCCTAACGTCTGGAGACGACGGTGTCGTCCCTCACCACAGtcggaagaagaggaagagcttCCCAGCGGGACACACGCCACTGCTGGACACGCCTCAGACAGACGAGAAAGAGTTgagaaagaaggagaagaaaaagagaaggCTAGAGGCTGAGTGTACGGAGATAATGGACCTGGACGATGACGCAGGGATGGGCCAGGGGAGCACATCAAATGAGGCCGGTCAGTCCGCCACCAAGGGAACAACACCccgcaagaagaagaagaagcagaggaTAGAGGCTGAGTGTACAGAGAAAATTGACCTGGATAATTACGATGACCGAGGGATGGGCAAGGGGTGCACATCAGATGAGGCCACCCAGGAAACAAAACcccacaagaagaagaagaagaagaagaagaaggacctAGTACTCCTTGatgaggaagagaagggagaagaACACAGCGAGGTGCCAGTGGTCGTAGAAACAAGTATttccaaaaagaagaaaaagcacCACAACATGACCGTCGAGGAGAACATTGCTGTGGTCACGACTAACGACAACAGCCAAAACACGGTGGGACCGCTGGCCAAGGCCAAGAACCTGAAGAAAAAGAGTGTGGTTGTGACAGAGTCGATGGACGTTACTCCAGACCTGGGCGTGGAGAGACTGGAAGGCCAACCGGTTGCAGGCG GAGGTCCACTGGAAGATGAACCTTTTCATAAAGAGAAGAAatcgaagaaaaaaagaaacaaagaaatccAGAAAGAGCTACGAGAAGAATT AGATCAACTGCAGATGACTGAGCTGATGTTGTACGTTCCTGGAATCGAGTCTCGCCCGCTTTCTGTCATTCAGAATATGCTGCGGTATGACCTGACCCGCTTCAGAGAGTTCAAGCAGAAAG GCATTGACCTGCGCACGGGCCGGTGGTTGATGGAGGAAAACGTTAAGATCCGGCAGAATGTGGCAAACTTCCTTGCCCTCACCAGCATCCCGTCAGCCAGTCACCTTTTCTTCCCGGACAGACACATGGATCCTGGGATGCAGAACATCAGGAAGATGCGGGTGGCAAACCGTTTCACGGAGAGGATTG CTGAGGGCATCCCCAGGCCATGCTTCAAAGTTTATATCCGAGGGCGGAAGATCTTTGATGAACTTAACTACAAGGGCAG GTTTACCGAGGAGGAGGTCAATCTGCTAAAGAAGAAGCAGCTTATCCATGGAAATAACTGGGTAGCTGTCTCCCAGGGAATGGAGCGCAGTATATACAGCATCCAGAAACGCTTCAGTATGATGA agaCTGTAATAGGGACGTGGTCCCCGAAAGAAAGGGACGTGCTGGAAGGGGCAATAAAAGTACATTTGAAGAAGCTGGCCGCAGAGAACCAGGCTGGGGCTGCCGGGGATGGGGCCAGTGCCGGGTCCGGCCCAGAGGAGCTGTGGGTCACCAGACGCCAGCTGTACCATAATCTGCCCTGGAAGTCCATCAGCGAGGAGGTCCCAGGCCGGTCCTGGGTCCAGTGTCGAGAGAAATG GTTCACCATTTTGAAGCCGAAAATCGCCTCTCGTAAAGCAGGGCAGCCTGGAGGATTCCAGCGTGTCCTCCCCAGGATCACGCTCATCAACAC gctgTATGCGATGGACCTGGAGGACCCTGCAGAGATCGACTGGGAGCATGTGTCCGAGTGCGTGGG CAATGTAACACCTTACACCACCCAGAAGATGCTCAACATGCTCAAAGTCACCAGTGTTCCACACTCGTCTGTCCTCACCTACTCTG AGACGATTGACTTCCTGCACGATAAAGTGATCCCCATGCTGAGGAGGAAGGTGAGGCTGGAGGATGTCTGCCCTCTGGAGTCGGAGGAGGTTCGACAAAGGTACGTGCTGTCACAAATCTTCTCTGAGGAGGAGTTTGTGGAGCTCGACCTCACCGCCTGA
- the LOC132458795 gene encoding gelsolin-like translates to MVSHPEFERAGKQSGLQVWRVEDMDLVPVPPSKYGSFYSGDAYLVLKTVKQRSAGLQYDLHFWQGKDCSQDESGSAAIFVVQMDDYLGGRPVQYRDIQGHESSTFTGYFKSGLQYLSGGVASGFRHVETNDVDVQRLMQVKGRRVVRATQVPVSWESFNQGDCFILDLGEVIVQWCGSQSNRFERLKATIVSKGIRDNERCGRAELQICDEGSETCHMLEILGEKPDLPESQVEDTKTDSSNRKLAKLYKVSNAGGELEVTTVSEENPFSQQALQSSECYLLDNGSNGTIFIWKGRESNTAERHAVLDISQQFITKMGYPTHTQVQILPEQGETPLFKQFFKTWRTPEDTVGMGTGYVSNHIAKIEKVPFDASELHQSNAMAAQHGMVDRGDGDKQIWRMEVSDKVLVDESLHGQFYGGDSYIILYNYQHQGRQGQIIYIWQGAESSQDEVGASAILAMQLDDELGGGAVQVRVIQGKEPAHLISLFGGKPMVVYRGGTSRDGGQSEAADNRLFQVRANPAGCSRAVEVEPVSSNLNSSDTFLLLSSGGSWVWQGQGSVPEEAEGANQVAALLGCSASIVSEGDESDNFWDALGGKAEYCTSPRLKDQMDSHPPRLFACSNKTGNFLIEEVPGEMTQEDLAPDDVMLLDAWDQVFVWIGSEAQPEEKTEAMASAATYIQTDPSNRDPRTPVTQVKQGFEPPTFTGWFLGWDFEYWTSDPLERAMEGLHI, encoded by the exons ATGGTGAGCCACCCAGAGTTTGAGCGCGCGGGCAAGCAGAGCGGGCTGCAGGTGTGGCGGGTGGAGGACATGGACTTGGTGCCGGTGCCGCCGTCCAAGTACGGATCGTTCTACAGCGGCGACGCCTACCTGGtcctcaaaacggtcaaacaaAGGAGCGCAGGCCTGCAGTACGACTTGCACTTCTGGCAAG GGAAGGACTGCTCCCAGGATGAAAGTGGGTCTGCAGCCATCTTTGTAGTTCAGATGGACGACTACCTGGGAGGGAGACCAGTCCAGTACCGAGATATCCAGGGCCACGAGTCCAGCACCTTCACCGGCTATTTCAAGAGTGGACTCCAGTACTTG AGCGGGGGCGTGGCTTCGGGGTTCCGCCATGTGGAGACCAATGATGTTGACGTCCAGAGGCTGATGCAGGTCAAAGGTCGGCGTGTGGTCAGGGCGACCCAGGTGCCAGTGAGCTGGGAGAGCTTCAACCAAGGAGACTGTTTCATTCTGGACCTGGGAGAG GTGATTGTCCAGTGGTGCGGTTCCCAAAGCAACCGATTTGAGAGGCTGAAGGCCACTATC GTCTCCAAGGGTATCCGTGACAACGAGCGTTGTGGGCGTGCTGAGTTGCAGATCTGTGACGAAGGGTCGGAAACTTGCCACATGCTGGAG ATCTTGGGGGAGAAGCCAGACCTGCCAGAGTCTCAAGTAGAAGACACCAAAACAGACTCCTCCAACAGAAAACTAGCCAAGCTGTACAAG GTCTCCAATGCCGGTGGTGAATTGGAGGTAACCACGGTATCGGAGGAGAATCCATTTTCCCAGCAGGCCCTCCAGTCCAGCGAATGCTACCTCCTCGACAATGGTTCCAACGGAACCATTTTCATCTGGAAAG GGAGAGAGTCCAACACTGCTGAACGCCATGCTGTGCTAGACATCTCCCAACAGTTCATCACCAAGATGGGCTATCCAactcacacacag GTCCAGATCCTACCAGAGCAGGGTGAGACCCCGCTTTTCAAGCAGTTCTTCAAGACCTGGCGCACCCCAGAGGACACCGTCGGCATGGGAACCGGCTATGTGTCTAATCATATCGCAAAAATCGAGAAG GTACCATTTGATGCTTCTGAGCTCCACCAATCAAATGCCATGGCTGCCCAGCACGGCATGGTTGATAGAGGAGATGGAGACAAACAG ATCTGGCGTATGGAGGTTTCTGATAAGGTTCTGGTGGACGAGTCTCTTCATGGCCAGTTCTACGGAGGAGACAGTTACATCATCCTGTACAACTACCAGCACCAGGGCCGCCAGGGACAAATTATCTACATCTG GCAGGGGGCGGAGTCTAGTCAGGATGAAGTGGGAgcgtccgccatcttggctaTGCAGCTGGACGACGAGcttggaggaggagctgtgcag GTCCGTGTGATCCAGGGCAAAGAGCCCGCCCATCTCATCAGCCTGTTTGGTGGAAAGCCAATGGTGGTGTACCGCGGAGGCACCTCCAGAGATGGCGGCCAATCAGAGGCAGCAGACAACCGCCTGTTCCAGGTGCGAGCCAATCCGGCCGGCTGTAGCCGAGCGGTGGAG GTGGAGCCTGTCTCCTCCAACCTGAACTCCAGTGATACGTTCCTGCTGCTGAGTTCAGGTGGCAGCTGGGTGTGGCAGGGACAGGGGAGTGTTCCAGAGGAGGCCGAGGGAGCCAATCAGGTGGCTGCCCTGCTTGGCTGCTCCGCCTCTATCGTGTCTGAGGGGGACGAGTCCG atAATTTCTGGGATGCGCTGGGAGGGAAGGCAGAGTACTGTACATCACCAAGGCTGAAGGACCAGATGGACTCACACCCACCTCGCCTTTTCGCCTGCTCCAACAAGACCGGAAACTTCCTG ATCGAGGAGGTCCCAGGGGAAATGACCCAAGAAGACCTGgctcctgatgacgtcatgctCCTGGACGCCTGGGACCAG GTGTTCGTCTggatcggcagcgaggctcagCCTGAGGAGAAGACCGAGGCCATGGCTTCAG CTGCCACCTACATCCAGACAGACCCGTCCAACAGAGACCCCCGCACCCCAGTGACACAGGTCAAGCAAGGATTTGAACCCCCAACCTTTACTGGCTGGTTTCTGGGATGGGACTTTGAATACTGGACCAGTGACCCATTGGAAAGGGCTATGGAAGGCCTTCACATCTGA